The Melopsittacus undulatus isolate bMelUnd1 chromosome 9, bMelUnd1.mat.Z, whole genome shotgun sequence genomic interval ATAGGACATCAATAacctcaactgagctgctgctgctctgcacagagcagctgagatGTGGTTCTGCAGTGGTTTCTCCTCCCAGTTATGAGATGGGATAAAACCAGGAAACTCCAGACCTGACACCAAATGGTAACACAGTCCTCAGTGCCTGAATACAAGGGGAAATAAAGCTTAAAGCTCTATTTCCACCTGAGCAGCCCTTGTGCTGCCTTCTTGCTTGCTCTGGCAGCAGAACCACCTCAGTTTGGGGTTAATCTATGCATAGGGGGggtataagaaagatggggacagactTCTTAAGtagggcctgtagggacaggccaaggggaatggcttgaacatgccagaggggaaactgagctgagctcttaggcagaagctcttccctgtgagggttcaaggccaggttggacacaggggcttggagcatcctgctccagtggaaggggtccctgcccgtggcagcaCCTCCTTCCCTGCACAATCAGTGCTTGTGCCTCACCCCTAACTCCTgtgcatcccacagcatcaccctgaGCATCCAGTCAGCATCAATCCATGCTCTGGGGATTCCCAACCTATGGGAGTTGCTGCAGCACAAGCAGAATCCACCTCTATGTGCACCCAAAAGTGCCCTTTTAGGTCCCATCACCCTCTGTCAGGTGGGGGCCAGCCCTGggcaaaggaaggaaggagcaggCAAGGGTTTGGTATCTTGAAAACGTTTTATTTCATCACTATTCAGTGGTAGCATAAATAATAGGCAATGACAGCACATGTAAAGAGGGGGGAGCAGTGGGTGTGGGCACAGGGTGAGttaatggggaggagaatccatCGCACTGGTGGTGCTGGGCAGTTCAGCAGCTTGGTTtagtgaatatatatatatctatatatatatctagGTAAACCAGCAGTATTTGGTGTCATTCCTGTGCTCATCCACAAACACTGATTGTACAGGCGTGCTGAACCCACCCCGCACAGCTCCTCACCACTGCATCCATCCCTTGGGTACCATCACCCTCGGAATGAGCTGGGTGACGTCTGTCCCCCTCCCCATGACAGGCAGTGGACAGGAGGACGACGAGTCCCTATTTGCAGAGATACAGGGAGTAAAACCCCTCTGTGTTTGGGAATCCAGGCTCTCCGGGGGTTAAGGACACAGTGCATGTGtatggatgcacacacacatgcacaggctGTGACACTCACCGGCTGTTCCTGCCCAAGTCTGACTGTGCCGGAGCTGTCCCACTGCCATGGGAAGGGTCCCCACATCCCACCCTGTGTAACCAAAGCCCTTCCCACCCCTATTCCAGTTCTGCAACCGCCTCACATCTTTGCATAGGAAACACACGAACAGCAACGAAGCTCTGCTCATCCCAACGGAGGGGATGCGGCTCCACTACTTACTCCAAGCTCATGGCCTGGGGGCTCTTGGGGACCCCCCCGGCCGCCTCTCATGCAGTAGCTCTCGGTTAAAGCAGTTTTAGTGCTAGACGGGACGAGGAGGACGTTATTTCCAGTTAGCTTTATTGGCTCTTGGCAGGTCCCTTGTTGTGGCTCCTGTGGTGTGTGAGTGGGTACAAGGGGGAGTAAAGAGCGAGTATAAACAGAGGCAGTTCGTGTAGAAAACAGCCCTGGGAGTTAATTGTTCTTGGGGTTGTTCCGCAGGTTCTTGAGGGTCAGGTGGAGCTGCCGGACCTGGATGTCCTTCTGGGAGAGCTCTTCCTTCAGCCGCCGGATCTCGTCCTGCTGCCGGAAGAACATCCGGAGGAGCTGGAAGGGAatggatggagctggagggACTGGACCTGGAGCATCACCCTCCTCACAGCCCCCTTGGAGCTGCCCCACAAGTCAGCTCCTTCTGCAGTGCAACTGGATCTGCTGCTCACTCGGCTTCAGTACATCACCCTCCAGCATCAGGATACCCTCCACATGCAATGTGCCAACTGAGCTCCAGCAAAACAGATTCCTGCTGGGACTTGATGCATCCACAGCACCTCCATATGTCATTCCCAGAGGGTTTTGAGTAAAAAAGAACTCATCTGGGAGCTGAACGCTGCTCCTTTGGGTGCTCTGTGGTGAATGTGAAGCTGGAGGCTTCAAGGCACAAGGAAACCAGTGCTGTTTGGGACCTGCTGAGCGGTGGCTTTCCAGGGaacacatccccatcccatcgGTGACCATCTGtggctgtccccatccccatcccgcgCTGCCCTACCTCATTCTCCGTCCGTGGGGGCACGTTCTCCAGCAGGTCTATGCCATTAACAAGGACACTCCTCTTCGCCTTCACTGGTGCCTTAAAGACGATTCTGGATGTCTTCTTGTAGCCCTCCTTCAGCGATATCAGGATGGGATCTGTGcgaagcagaggcaggagaaggAGACTGGGGTTGCCATGGTCCTATCCCGCATCCCTCATCACCCCCCAGCTCAGCATCCATGGCTTTACCTCGGTTGACGCCGCTGAGCCATTCATCCGGAGTGAGGGCTGGCTCCGTCCCTGGGGTCATGGGGTAGATGTCCTCTTGGTACGTCTCTGACTGCAAacagggggaaggaaaagccaCCTCCTGTGTGACTGCTCAGCTTGAAGTGCACATCCTCATGTGCTGCATGTGGTTGTGCTTAATCCTCCCCACCCAGGGCAGCGGGAGGTGATGAACTGGGTTTGTATCACTAATTTAAAGGTGGAATGCCAGCAAATCTGGGATGGCAAACACCAAAcccagctccagagctgggaCCAAACCCTGCTCCAGCTCCGGGATACTtgccccaaaacaccccccaaaCCTCACATGAGACAAGCCCCTTGTTACCCATCCCAATGGGACAAGCTGATTTTGAACAAAGCAATGGCAGCAAGGCCAGGAGCAACACAGAGGAAtttcataggatcatggaatggtttgggttagaagggaccttaaagctcacccagctccagcctctgccaagggcagggacccttccactggagcagctgctccaagcccctgtgtccaacctggccttgagcactgccagggatggggatttCCTAAAACCATTCCTATTGAGCCTTGAGTAACCCCCCTTTGGGAATCCCATCAGAACCACAGGGGGCTAAGACCCAGGCACCAGTGAAGCAGCACAATGggatcatccccatcccaccccacttGCTCCGGACCCCCCAAAGGACTCACCCTCCTCGGCACGATCATGGAGATGGGCTCGATCAGCCCCTTGAGCGTGACGAGCTTGTAGAACCGGAACACCTCACAGGCTGACACATCCAGCCCGTACTTGGGCATCACCCCTGCAAGGAGGCACAGGCATAACCAGGGGTGCTACACCCATCCGGGACCCATCCGCCTCCCCAGCACCGAGCACCCCAAACACCCGTCTTCACCAGGTCTTCAATGCATCAATCCTGCTGTCATCACACTGAGGACATGGGGCACAGACCTTGGTCACCCCAGGGACATTGGGAAAGGGATGAGCAGCTTTTATCCAGGACAAAGCACCTTTCATCAGCCGCCTTTTGCACATTCAGGACCAGCAGCTCCATCCTTACCCAGTCCTTTCTGTGGGGCCGGGGAGCGGAATTCCATGAGATAACTCAGGTAGGGCTTTTCCGAGCCGATCTCGTAATAGCGAATGTTCCCATCAccctggagcaggagggatAGTTTGGAATGCATGAGATTGAATAAAGCCCAGGATAGCAATGATAGAGAACACaagctggggatgctgcagccctaCATCACCCAGAGGGATGCATCACCACCCATTCAACGGCGCTGGGCACCTCTTTGTACTTGGGTTTGGTGGCCAAAGAGCTGCATAACGCTTTGCTGGGGGCTCAGCATAGCCCTGCTCCATGCAGGATTCTTCTCCCACTATGCTGTAGAGAAGCCCTTTTGTCTCCAAAGGAGATGCCgcagcaatgggatgggatggaatgggatgggatgcgcAGCCCATACCTTGCCAGCCAAGTACAGCATGTGGGTGTCAGCATCGTAGAATGGGAAGAGGAGCCCCGAGAGCCCATCAATCTCCTCCTCTATCAAGGGCATGGTCAGgtcttcctgcagcagaggaaaaagccCTTTATTGAGCAGCCAGgacctggggctggggctgggggggggggtcctggcaCCCACCTGGTCCCAGAGTGCGATCTGTCGTGTGTTCCAGCGCGACACCCCCGTGGTGAGCAGCCGCTTGGTGCTGCCCAGGAACACCACCCGGTTCACACGGTGGTTCTTGCAGCTCGCCTCCTGCAGCGGGGTCGGGGATGGACCAAGGcatgggttgggggggggggggacattaaagctgctccagctccaaccccttccactggagcagctgctccaagcccctgtgtccaacctggccttgagcactgccagggatggggcagccacagcttctctgggcaccctgtgccagtgcctcagcaccctcacagggaacagcttctgcctcagagctcagctcagtctcccctcagccaggttcaagccattccccttgtcctgtccctatatCCCTTATAtcccaagctcctctccagctttcctgcaacCCCTTCAGGCACTTTCTGTGCCACCATTCCCTAATTCCCACTACTTTGCACCAACCCTAAATCAATAAAACCTCCCATCTCCCGTGCTTGGGATGAGACCAGCCCCTCCCCACAGCAGAGTTACCTGCAGACCCTGACCCATGACTACATGGTTTTAACCCATTTCAGTGTGATTCCTCCCCAGGATCCcgtctccatccccatccatcacCCACCTGCAGGACCCTGCCGGAGCGCGGCTCCACCACCCGCAGCTTCTTGTCCTTGCAGGTGGTGGCCAGGAGGCTGCCGTCCGTGTTGAAGGACATGCAGAGGATGACATCCTTGTGGCAGTCGATCATCTTCACCGGCTCCCCCACGTCCAGGTTCCAGATGAGGACCTGTGTGAAGCAGGGATGTTATGGGATGTTATCCTTGTGTGTCTGCTCCTGGAGACCACCTGGACCCTCTTGTATCCTCCACGTCTGCTTTGGGCATCCTGATACCTCCTCTTGTGGCTGGAATGGCTCCAGCATCACCCTCAGAGCCCCTTCCCCTCCATCCAGGGCTGCCCTGAAGatgctgcttgtgctgtgcCCCCCATGAGTTTGGCAATGgcactgagctgtgtggtgctggacATGccagagggaagggatgggatccagagacctgagagcagctccagtgcctaaagggctacaggaaacctggagaggggcttgggataagggcctgtagggacaggccaagggggtCCTTGCTCTTATGATGGGGTACAAGGCTGCAGACACTGGCTCATTTTATTCCAATGAGCAGGATCCTGCTGCCTCCCATGCAGCAGGAATGGGGCTGACCAGGACTCACCTTGTAGTCATAGCCAGCACTGAAGAGGATGTTGTTGGTGGTCGGGTGCCACTCCACAAGGCCAACGCGCCGGCTGTGCCCAtacagctccagcacagcctctgTCATGTTCCTCTTCAGGCCACCCTCGGGGATCTCCCAGATCCGCACCTATAGggtaggatgggatgggatgggatgggtcaggcactgggatgggtctgGGAGCACCAGGATGACCCTGATACCCACCCAGAGGAGCTCTaagctgctgcatccctgcagtgccCCAATAGCAGCAGCCTCATCCTGCACCCTAATGGGTGTCCTGAGGTTGGTCTGGTCCCCCTGTGGTCTGGTCTGCCACAGGGGGAGAGCATAGGGAGGGTGATAATTGTTCCACATGGACAAATAATGAATTAACAGCCTGGTATCCTATGGGAGAGCATCAGGAGAGGACCAATGCTGTTATCCAACCCAGTCTGAATGGATACAGATCTGACAGTGATGGGATCATAACAGGAAGGGTTTCAAGCAGAGCAATAACCAGGCTGGCCCATGGGAGCAATCCCCTCCTGTGAGGCAGCATCTAACCACAGCCATCAATACAGAGCCATAAAGTCCTCATCACCCCCTTGGAGAGGATGAATCCATAGTGATGCCCCAGGGATGAGCCTGGGGTTGTCCTCTCCATGCAGGGCAGTATGGAGGGAAGCAGGAGCCTGGAGCAGGATGGGTCGGCAGCATCACTGTGCTCCCCCAGACTGGGACCAACAGTGACAAAGAGCATCCGAATGCTCTATTTCCTACTCCATGGGGACCTGAGCATCCTCCCTTTGATGGCCTGAACCTCCTTACACCTCctggaagggagaagggaaagcccCAAGGTGCAGAACCTGCCCATAAGCAGGGCATGGGGTCGCACCAGGAGCCCTTAGCCCCATTGAGGGGACCCCCCTCATTGGACAGGGGGCAAATAACTTGATTTCCCAGGTTTAATGATCCTCACGAAGCCTTCCCAGtattctccctccctcccatcaCTTCCTATTCCCCAGCGACCGAATCTAAAGGTTATGACTCAAGCTGGGAGACAGCTCACCATGATTCATGGCCATGATCTGAATCTCTTTTCCCCACTCAATATCCTCCTTGACAAGCTTTCAGCTAATAATAAATGCCAATAcactgagctgcaggagaggatgAGACATCAAGGGGTAATACAGCGAAACACTAAGGATCAGGAGAGGCAGATTTGTAACTGGTTAAGAACTGGATCACCCCAAGCCCTGTCTTCTGCCATGCAGAATGGGCAATGGTGTCTGATCTCTGTTGTACAAaggctttctttcctttgtgaTGCAGCCTTTGGGATGGATTTGGGtccagaaaacaaagaggaTGCAAATCACTAACAGCTATATAAAGATGATCTGATTCATCATCCCCCAGCCTTCTGCTCCCATCACTTGATGGATCAGACCATGAGAGCTGTCACAGCCCCTGTGGTCCATGAGAGCAAGAAGGATCAATACCAGTATTGCTCTTGGGcttggggaaaatgaaaagccCTCATTGTGCACAGCTCTAGGGCTTATTTGCATGGGGGACATAGAAAGAGCAGTGTTGGGATGAGAAGTGATGCTGGGGACAAGCAGAGGAGCTGCCCTGCACCATGACTGTGCCTATGCCTCTGCAGTGATCTCTTATCCCCTGTCTGCTCCAGAGGTGGTTGGTCCATCCCCTACCCACAGTGTAGATTAAAGGCAGGAGGTGCATGGGGTATGGAGCTCACCGAGGTGTCTTCGGAGCATGATGCGATGATGTTCTCAATGAAAGGATTCCACTTGATGTCCAGCACGTTGCCCTGGTGGCCACAGACTTTGGGGTAGTTGGGTTCGATCCGGCCTGTctgtaaaaagaggaaaaataggtGATAAATGTCGTCTTTTTAAGGCTGGAGCAAGgtccccagcacatcccagggATCCATCTGAAACCATGGGCaatgggctggaagggactCGAGAGGCTCCAAACCAACCCTCAGGTCTCCAGATGGATCAACCATTGGGCCATGCTTGAAGCATTTGGTACTTCCATCCCAAACTTTGGAAGCAATGTGGAGcgaggtgtgtgtgtgtactctGCAGGACAAATCCTATGGACTTTGGGATCAACAACCCTCTTGTTTAATGATGCCGATCCCTCAACCACAACCCCACTTGACAGGATCCTTCCATGTGGATGCAAATCCTTAGGGTTGATCCAGTCCTGACATCCCTGCAGAGCTCCATAGCAGGGCACAGTGCTCAGCCTCCCATCCCCGATGGGCTGCAGGGTCACCCCATCacccttccttcccctgtgcTGGCTCCGTGCCGCAGCCTGGAGGTGCTGGCACGCTTGGAACGTGCAGGATAAAGTAGGTCAGCCTGGCAGAGCCACTGAATATTTGATGGCCCTTCCAGCACTGACCTCCTGCTGCATTGAGCTCCCAGCTTAACACAGACACAGCCATGCTGCGGGTACCACACTGCACCTTCACCATCCACAGCCAAGGGCAGGAGGGCTCCAAGCAGCCGGATGAGGCCCAGGGGCTCCCCCTGcactgatgctgctggggaggTTGGTTTGGATCAGGCAGGGAGATGTGGCTGTTCATTGCTGCagtggaatcacagaatggggtgggttggaagggaccttaaagctcatccagttccagcccctgcaatgagcagggacaccttcatcCAGATCAGGTTGCCTGGCTTGAATGGCTCCAGGGGCATCCACCCAATGCATGGTTGGTGGCAGCTCCAGGGAACTCGGAGCAGTGCGGGATGCAGGGGAaagcagggatggagatgcAGGAAACCATCACTCTTGGTGCTGAGGAGTACCAGGAAACACAGCCCTCCCCAGGCCTGTTCCATTGATTTAAAAGCACTTTCCATAAGCTTTATTATCAGAGCAAAAAGCCAGTTCTTGCTTAAATTGCTGCAACATCTCTAAGGCATCCCTTGGACACAACCCACATATATAAGGTAAGAACTAGGCTGGCCTTGAAACACCGGGGACTCAGTTATATGGGTCATTTGTGATCGAGTTAAAGGGATAAAAATAGGTGCCTGCTCTTGCTGCCTTCAGGACGTGGGCAAAGGGACACCTCCAGCTCCATCACTGGTGGGGTACCAGGGTCACTGTTCCCCTCTGCCCCTGGATGCATAGACCCATGGAGTGGTTATGTCACCATATAACACAGATCAAGTGCTCCTCATTGCTCCAGCAAAGGGAAGGCTTTGAGGGGCTGAAGTTCCTGGAAGACTGGCTTCTTCCAGCCCATGCCATGGAATACattggagctgctggagcccGGCATGTTCTCACTGGAGGGATGGAATCTGGGTCACTGAGCTTCTCCTAGGCAGGGATCAGGGATCCAGCGATTAGGATTCACTGTGGCTTAATGCACAGCTGCTGGCAAGGTCCTTCTAAGAGTGACTAAATGGGAAATTGCAGCATGAATCCCTTATTCCCATggattttccttattatttcctttatttatctccttttcctcttccatttgcCCTGGGCTTGGGCATAACCCCCCTGCTGTTGCACCATCCcttgctgcagcatctcctgcatCCTCACTGCATTCAACTTACTATAACCAAAACCTTTTGATTTCTTGGTCAGAAACTATCCCTTGTAACCCAAGTGTGTTTTGTCCTCTCAAAGCCTAATGGATTTTgacaaaccccaacaaacctACTTGGCAAAGGGAATCACTCGCCTGGTTGCTTGGAATTAAAGTGATTGCGCGTTAACTGATGCTGTTAAAGGGTCTGTCCGCCTGGAATTCACCAGCTGCTCCATGGATTCCTGCTCCAGACAGCGAGTTAATAATGTCATCCTAATGCAAATAGGGAAATAAGGGGAGAGCTGGATAATCGGAGCCGTTTGGGGAAGCGATGTCTGCTGGGGTACTTAACGTAATGACTGATCAAGCTGTGCTTTGCATCCCATTAGTTCccaggagggatgctggaggcagAGCTTCAACGTTGCTGCATGGGAATGCTGGGGTTAGGTATTGAGGTGTTCTCAGTGAAAAGCATCATTTTCCTGAGTCTTCCTTTCCATCCCTTTTGGAAAACTCAGTTTAGTGGAAAACTGACTTTTTGGGGGATGAAATCTGCTTTTTAGGCTCTGCATTGGGAAGGCTTCATTTGTATTTCAATGATGGTCTTGTCTTCAATGACTTCCTTTGTGTTCCAGCCCATGCACTCTCAATGTTTGGTCAGGCCATGCTCCTCCTTGGATCTCTCTTTTCCAGTGTGTTGCTGGCTCCCAGCATGGAGATCTGTGTCCTGGGGATCCCTGAGATGCTGGGGGGCATCACCCCACTTTTGGTGTGACAGCATCTTCCCAATGGGCTGTCTCTGCCCCTGAGTAAAAGGAAGCATTGAAATCCATGGGTGATGTGTGCCTTAAGGTATTGCccttcccatgggatgctccagggtGGTATCCAGGCAAAGAAAAGCCTCCTGGAGGGGATGAGGAGCTGGGGGGACTCAAGGGACCATCCCTATGGCCATAGCATCATCCAGAGCCACCGGCTGCCGGAGGCTTGGGTCACCCTGGCAAAGCTGTCACAAAGTCACTTGGTTTTACCTCTAGAATCCCAAACTGATTTAAAATAGAGCCCATAAGAGCCAAATCTGGGGCTTTAACCAGGAAAATGCCCTGGTTCCATCACACCAACAGGCATCAGCCCCAAAGGGAAGGTGAACTGGTGTAACCTGCCCTAACTAGAAGGAGGCTCCTGAGTGAGGAATGAGCCTTGTGTTCAGTGCCCATCACAGACCGTTGATGGGGATGTGATCCTGTCTCCCATGCAAGGGAATGAATGAGTGTGGATAAGggacctgctctagtggaaggtgtccctgcctgtggaactggatgagctttaaggtcccttcagcccaaaccattccagaaTTCCATGTATTCCCTAAACCTGGCTCTTCACCAGCTTCCCTGGAGATCCAAACCCATTTCCCAGCCCTTCTGTTTCCTACCCTCAAACCAGTTGTGCATGGAACACTTgatacaaacagcagcagtgtccaTCCAGCATCGATGGATGAGGAACATCCCCAAGGaagcagcacccatcagcaccctgGGGTCACCCTTCCCCATGCAGCAGCTTCCCCCCAATGCTCCCTAATCCCTTATTAGCTTGTAGAGGGATCAGGGAAGCGCTGCCTGAGCCGTAGGGGATTTAAAGGGTTTCCCAGGAAATCCTTGAGTACACACGAGTCTCCAGTGGCTGAGATTAAGAGTAAATACatttactgctgtgtttttaaaggcCTCTCCTATTTGAGAGCCAAAGGGGAGGAAGTTACACAGATTCCCCTGACCTGGGGCAGATCCCTGGATGGTTTCGGTACATGGGAAGGTTGACACAGGTTAACTCCTTCTCTTTAGGAGCCAAGCCAAATGGAACCAACAGGGAAATGGGACAGACCCTTGGCAAGGACCCATAAAACCCATTGCCATGGAGTGGGGCTGCTTGAGCATCTCCACATCTGCAACACAGATGTGGAAGCTGAGTGGTGAGAGCCCAACTGCAAGGGAGGTGCTGCACCAAGAGGCAGTGCACAGAATTCCCCATGGGAATGCCCACGTGCAGATGGAAGGATGCTGCTGTTGGGGGGGTTTCTCTCCAACAGTTGAATAGAGATGTCCCACTGCTCTTCCTTTGCACCCCCCTTATGCCGGGATGCTCATCCAGCCTCCAGATGGGAGCCATTCATGGCCAGCCAAGACTGAGGAGATTGGTCAATCCCACATGTTCCCAGCGGGATCACCCCCTGGGAGGGATGGGGCACACAACTGACCTGCCTGGAAGCTGGTCCAGGGATTCTCAGTACTATAAATCCATTCAGAAACCCATCCCCAAAGAAATCCATGCATGGAATAAACAACATTGTCCATGGAAACATCAATTCCAGGCATGGGAAAGGTCTGAGAGTGCTTCTGGGTCCTGCAGGGAGTAACCTGTCTGTTGTGGACATGCTGCCAAGCTTCCTGACTGCTCCTGTGAATGGGAACAGTGAGTAAAGCATGAAGCCAAGAACCAGTTTCCTCATAAGCAAACTGGGAA includes:
- the CORO2B gene encoding coronin-2B: MTVTKMSWRPQYRSSKFRNVYGKVASREHCFDGVPITKNVHDNHFCAVNASFLAIVTESAGGGSFLVIPIEQTGRIEPNYPKVCGHQGNVLDIKWNPFIENIIASCSEDTSVRIWEIPEGGLKRNMTEAVLELYGHSRRVGLVEWHPTTNNILFSAGYDYKVLIWNLDVGEPVKMIDCHKDVILCMSFNTDGSLLATTCKDKKLRVVEPRSGRVLQEASCKNHRVNRVVFLGSTKRLLTTGVSRWNTRQIALWDQEDLTMPLIEEEIDGLSGLLFPFYDADTHMLYLAGKGDGNIRYYEIGSEKPYLSYLMEFRSPAPQKGLGVMPKYGLDVSACEVFRFYKLVTLKGLIEPISMIVPRRSETYQEDIYPMTPGTEPALTPDEWLSGVNRDPILISLKEGYKKTSRIVFKAPVKAKRSVLVNGIDLLENVPPRTENELLRMFFRQQDEIRRLKEELSQKDIQVRQLHLTLKNLRNNPKNN